ACACCGACAACATCCTCGCCGGCGACGACGGCACCCTCACCGGCATCATCGACTGGGAGGGCGCGTGCGCCGGCGATCCCCGCTTCGATCTCGTCAGGTTCGCGTACGACCTCGACGGGCACGATCAACCGGTCTGGGACGTCGTCGAGGCCACCGGCATCGAGCGGCG
This genomic interval from Actinomycetota bacterium contains the following:
- a CDS encoding phosphotransferase; protein product: MRSCSPASTSFHHGRPAVGADADPGWFPTDGLVHLDLHTDNILAGDDGTLTGIIDWEGACAGDPRFDLVRFAYDLDGHDQPVWDVVEATGIERR